One genomic region from Ornithinicoccus hortensis encodes:
- the fahA gene encoding fumarylacetoacetase — protein MTATWPDLPADHPYGTEHLPYGVFSTGAAPDRRSLGIRIGDHVLDLGAAATAAGTEWADTVSGGSLDPLLAAGRATWSAVRAWARQALTDPASRGAVEPHLHPVDGITLHLPFRVADYVDFYASEHHATNVGRIFRPDGDALTPNWKHLPIGYHGRSSTVVVSGTDIVRPTGQRKGPNDPAPVFGPSVKLDIEAEVGFVVGGATEVGSRVGVDEAADHLFGVALFNDWSARDIQAWEYVPLGPFLGKSFASSIAAWITPLEALSAARVPLPGQDPTPLDYLRGSEGSAFGLDLDLEVRLNGTLVSRPPYRTMYWSPAQMLAHLTVNGAALSDGDLFASGTVSGTDPASRGSLLELTWNGTEPITLEDGSTRSFLEDGDTVTISASAPGPDGSRIGLGEVSGTIRPAV, from the coding sequence ATGACCGCCACCTGGCCCGACCTTCCCGCCGACCACCCCTACGGGACCGAGCACCTGCCCTACGGGGTGTTCAGCACCGGCGCCGCACCCGACCGCCGCAGCCTCGGCATCCGGATCGGGGACCACGTGCTGGACCTGGGGGCGGCCGCCACGGCCGCCGGGACGGAGTGGGCGGACACCGTCTCCGGTGGATCGCTCGACCCGCTCCTGGCCGCCGGCCGGGCCACCTGGTCCGCGGTGCGCGCCTGGGCCCGTCAGGCACTGACCGACCCGGCCTCCCGGGGCGCGGTCGAGCCCCACCTGCACCCGGTGGACGGGATCACCCTGCACCTGCCGTTCCGGGTCGCCGACTACGTCGACTTCTACGCGAGCGAGCACCACGCCACGAACGTCGGCCGGATCTTCCGCCCCGACGGGGACGCGCTCACCCCCAACTGGAAGCACCTCCCGATCGGCTACCACGGCAGGTCCTCCACGGTGGTCGTCTCCGGCACCGACATCGTCCGACCGACCGGCCAGCGCAAGGGCCCGAACGACCCGGCACCGGTCTTCGGCCCGAGCGTCAAGCTCGACATCGAGGCCGAGGTCGGCTTCGTCGTCGGGGGCGCCACCGAGGTGGGCTCCCGGGTCGGCGTCGACGAGGCCGCGGACCACCTGTTCGGCGTCGCCCTCTTCAACGACTGGTCGGCCCGGGACATCCAGGCCTGGGAGTACGTGCCGCTCGGCCCGTTCCTGGGCAAGTCCTTCGCGTCCTCGATCGCCGCCTGGATCACGCCCCTGGAGGCCCTCTCCGCCGCCCGGGTGCCGCTGCCCGGCCAGGACCCGACCCCGCTGGACTACCTGCGCGGCAGCGAGGGGTCCGCGTTCGGCCTGGACCTCGACCTCGAGGTGAGGTTGAACGGCACCCTGGTCTCCCGCCCGCCCTACCGGACGATGTACTGGTCCCCCGCCCAGATGCTGGCGCACCTGACCGTCAACGGCGCAGCCCTGTCCGACGGCGACCTGTTCGCCTCCGGCACGGTGTCCGGGACCGACCCCGCCAGCCGGGGGTCGCTGCTCGAGCTGACCTGGAACGGCACCGAACCGATCACCCTCGAGGACGGCTCCACCCGGTCCTTCCTGGAGGACGGCGACACCGTGACGATCTCGGCCAGTGCCCCGGGACCGGACGGGTCCCGGATCGGCCTGGGCGAGGTCTCCGGGACCATCCGCCCGGCCGTCTGA
- the gltX gene encoding glutamate--tRNA ligase, whose amino-acid sequence MSDSTTSRPVRLRVAPSPTGDPHVGTAYMSMFDLAFARQQGGQFVLRIEDTDRARYQADSEQQIFDTLHWLGLGWDEGPDIGGPYAPYRQSERLDTYRPYVERLLAEGKAYHCWCTGERLKEMRERQQALKQPTGYDRMCLGKTAEERAQLPGYSETPVVRMLIPDDAPTTFTDLIRGEVSAPRPDDQVILKADGFPTYHLAVVVDDHEMGITHVVRGEEWISSTPKHVLLYQWLGLPEPAFAHMPLLRDEKKAKISKRKSPWARLTWFREQGYLPEALLNFLALLGYPPVIERGEDGQQVEREVFDFAEFTERFDWAKVNTVGPIFNLEKLNWLNGHYIRELEVGELASRLLPFLQDAGVLGPQPTLPELGRLRAVTELVQTRIVTLTEAVPLIAPFYTGDADLEIAEDARGQLKDTAEQVLTAALAVLDPIDGTAGTPLGEGVEWTTERIETALREALVDGLGIKPRLAFGPLRTAVSGARVSPPLFESMEILGKASTMARLTRLRDELAATSD is encoded by the coding sequence ATGAGCGACTCCACGACCTCCCGTCCCGTCCGCCTGCGCGTCGCGCCCTCGCCCACGGGGGACCCGCACGTCGGCACGGCCTACATGTCCATGTTCGACCTGGCCTTCGCCCGCCAGCAGGGGGGACAGTTCGTCCTCCGGATCGAGGACACCGACCGCGCCCGCTACCAGGCCGACAGCGAGCAGCAGATCTTCGACACCCTGCACTGGCTGGGGCTGGGCTGGGACGAGGGGCCGGACATCGGCGGGCCGTATGCGCCCTACCGCCAGTCCGAGCGGCTGGACACCTACCGCCCGTATGTCGAGCGGCTGCTGGCCGAGGGCAAGGCCTACCACTGCTGGTGCACGGGGGAGCGCCTGAAGGAGATGCGGGAGCGCCAGCAGGCGCTCAAGCAGCCCACCGGCTACGACCGGATGTGCCTGGGGAAGACGGCCGAGGAGCGGGCGCAGCTGCCCGGCTACAGCGAGACGCCGGTGGTGCGGATGCTGATCCCGGACGACGCCCCGACGACGTTCACCGACCTGATCCGTGGCGAGGTGTCCGCACCCCGACCCGACGACCAGGTGATCCTGAAGGCGGACGGCTTCCCGACATACCACCTGGCCGTCGTGGTCGACGACCACGAGATGGGGATCACCCACGTGGTGCGTGGCGAGGAGTGGATCTCCAGCACGCCCAAGCACGTGCTGCTCTACCAGTGGCTCGGGCTGCCCGAGCCGGCGTTCGCGCACATGCCGCTGCTGCGGGATGAGAAGAAGGCCAAGATCTCCAAGCGCAAGAGCCCGTGGGCCCGGCTCACCTGGTTCCGCGAGCAGGGCTACCTGCCCGAGGCGCTGCTGAACTTCCTGGCACTGCTCGGCTACCCGCCGGTGATCGAGCGGGGCGAGGACGGACAGCAGGTGGAGCGCGAGGTCTTCGACTTCGCCGAGTTCACCGAGCGCTTCGACTGGGCCAAGGTCAACACGGTCGGCCCGATCTTCAACCTGGAGAAGCTCAACTGGCTCAACGGCCACTACATCCGGGAGCTCGAGGTCGGGGAGCTGGCCAGCCGGCTGCTGCCCTTCCTGCAGGACGCCGGGGTGCTCGGGCCGCAGCCGACGCTGCCCGAGCTGGGCCGGCTGCGGGCCGTCACCGAGCTGGTGCAGACCCGGATCGTGACGCTGACGGAGGCCGTGCCGCTCATCGCGCCGTTCTACACCGGCGACGCCGACCTAGAGATCGCCGAGGACGCCCGCGGCCAGCTGAAGGACACCGCGGAGCAGGTGCTGACGGCGGCGCTGGCGGTCCTGGACCCGATCGACGGCACCGCCGGCACCCCGTTGGGGGAGGGCGTGGAGTGGACCACCGAGCGCATCGAGACGGCGCTGCGCGAGGCGCTGGTCGACGGTCTGGGGATCAAGCCCAGGTTGGCCTTCGGCCCGCTGCGCACGGCCGTCTCGGGGGCCCGCGTCTCCCCGCCGTTGTTCGAGTCGATGGAGATCCTCGGCAAGGCCTCGACGATGGCACGGCTGACGCGCCTGCGTGACGAGCTGGCCGCCACGTCGGACTGA
- a CDS encoding homogentisate 1,2-dioxygenase, with product MAHYRSVGNVPPKRHTQHRTPEGELYYEELMGEEGFSSDSSLLYHRNIPSAIADAAVWDLGDMATVPNHPITPRHLKLHDLFASEEERQGVDVVTGRRLVLGNGDVRLLYVVADTVSPWYRNGIGDECVYIERGAARVETVFGAFEVAQGDYMMIPRATTHRWIPVVEGDEGFAEPLRAYAIEANSHITPPKRYLSRFGQLLEHAPYCERDLRGPDGPLLAEDVGEDAAAHTQVLIKHRGSGEHSSGGLVGTAYTYPYHPLDVVGWDGCLYPYVFNVADFEPITGRVHQPPPVHQVFEGYNFVICNFVPRKVDYHPLSIPVPYYHSNVDSDEIMFYVDGDYEARKGSGIGKGSISVHPGGHAHGPQPGATEKSIGVDYFDELAVMVDTFRPLELGEAGRAVDDGLYARSWIKGLNPQGPDGDNPGSGEVFSTS from the coding sequence ATGGCCCACTACCGCAGCGTGGGGAACGTCCCGCCGAAGCGGCACACCCAGCACCGCACCCCAGAGGGGGAGCTGTACTACGAGGAGCTGATGGGCGAAGAGGGCTTCTCCTCCGACTCCTCGCTGCTGTACCACCGCAACATCCCCTCGGCCATCGCCGACGCGGCGGTCTGGGACCTGGGCGACATGGCGACCGTGCCGAACCACCCGATCACGCCGCGCCACCTGAAGCTGCACGACCTGTTCGCATCCGAGGAGGAGCGCCAGGGCGTCGACGTCGTCACCGGCCGGCGGCTGGTCCTCGGCAACGGCGACGTCCGGCTGCTGTATGTCGTGGCCGACACCGTGAGCCCGTGGTACCGCAACGGCATCGGCGACGAGTGCGTCTACATCGAGCGGGGGGCCGCGCGGGTCGAGACGGTCTTCGGGGCGTTCGAGGTCGCCCAGGGCGACTACATGATGATCCCGCGCGCCACCACCCACCGCTGGATCCCCGTGGTCGAGGGGGACGAGGGCTTCGCGGAGCCGCTGCGCGCCTACGCCATCGAGGCGAACAGCCACATCACCCCGCCCAAGCGCTACCTGAGCCGGTTCGGCCAGTTGCTGGAGCACGCGCCCTACTGCGAGCGCGACCTGCGCGGGCCGGACGGGCCCCTGCTGGCCGAGGACGTCGGGGAGGACGCCGCGGCCCACACCCAGGTGCTGATCAAGCACCGCGGGTCCGGGGAGCACTCGTCCGGGGGCCTGGTCGGCACCGCCTACACCTACCCCTACCACCCGCTCGACGTGGTCGGCTGGGACGGCTGCCTCTACCCGTACGTGTTCAACGTGGCCGACTTCGAGCCGATCACCGGGCGGGTGCACCAGCCGCCGCCCGTCCACCAGGTCTTCGAGGGCTACAACTTCGTGATCTGCAACTTCGTGCCGCGCAAGGTCGACTACCACCCCCTGTCGATCCCCGTGCCGTACTACCACTCCAACGTCGACTCCGACGAGATCATGTTCTACGTCGACGGCGACTACGAGGCGCGCAAGGGCTCGGGCATCGGCAAGGGCTCCATCTCGGTGCACCCCGGTGGGCACGCCCACGGGCCGCAACCGGGGGCCACCGAGAAGTCGATCGGCGTGGACTACTTCGACGAGCTCGCGGTCATGGTCGACACCTTCCGGCCGCTGGAGCTCGGTGAGGCGGGTCGGGCGGTCGACGACGGGCTCTACGCCCGGTCCTGGATCAAGGGGCTGAACCCGCAGGGTCCCGACGGGGACAACCCCGGCAGCGGCGAGGTGTTCAGCACCAGCTGA
- a CDS encoding sulfite exporter TauE/SafE family protein, which yields MILGVQVWALLVIAVALFAGTTVQGLVGLGLGLVGAPIATLVAPELMPGVLLWAAALLPSLQLASNREQIDWRGLAWALPARIPGTVLGVWLVMVFTERALSVAVGVMVLLAVLLTWRTVTVPISRTSLLGAGTISGVTSTATSIGGPPMAILYQHRTPTQIRSTLAVYFVLGAVFSLSGLGISGQLHAREFWLAVLFTPFLLGGLWLSRHLGRRVSPMRIRSTMLLVCAASALALLVRSLAG from the coding sequence GTGATTCTCGGGGTACAGGTGTGGGCGCTCCTGGTGATTGCGGTGGCCCTGTTCGCCGGGACCACGGTCCAGGGGCTGGTGGGGCTGGGCCTCGGCCTCGTCGGTGCGCCCATCGCCACCCTGGTCGCCCCGGAGCTGATGCCGGGCGTGCTGCTGTGGGCCGCGGCCCTGCTGCCGAGCCTGCAGCTGGCCAGCAACCGGGAGCAGATCGACTGGCGGGGGCTGGCCTGGGCGCTGCCGGCCCGCATCCCCGGGACGGTGCTCGGGGTCTGGCTGGTCATGGTGTTCACCGAGCGGGCGCTCTCGGTGGCGGTCGGGGTGATGGTGCTCCTGGCGGTGCTGCTCACCTGGCGCACGGTGACCGTGCCGATCAGCCGCACCAGCCTCCTCGGGGCCGGGACCATCTCGGGCGTCACCTCCACCGCGACCTCGATCGGTGGCCCCCCGATGGCGATCCTCTACCAGCACCGGACCCCGACCCAGATCCGCAGCACCCTGGCGGTGTACTTCGTGCTCGGCGCCGTGTTCAGCCTGTCCGGCCTGGGCATCAGCGGGCAGCTGCACGCCCGGGAGTTCTGGCTCGCCGTCCTGTTCACGCCGTTCCTCCTCGGCGGCCTGTGGCTCTCCCGGCACCTGGGTCGGCGGGTCTCCCCGATGCGGATCCGCAGCACCATGCTGCTGGTCTGTGCCGCGTCGGCGCTGGCCCTGCTGGTGCGCAGCCTCGCGGGATGA
- a CDS encoding DUF2017 family protein gives MAKAFHREGQRVVGRMDAEEILVVVHLLTLTRDFVAPEREGTGDPFLDLIAGLGESDPDPTEPSDPALRRLLPPAHRTDTDQAAEFRRLTEHNLRSRKAANLATAIAALDAAAPPKVDLDLDQARALSVALTDVRLILGERLGLRTDEDSDRLHTALERALSGEEDLDPAVAQQMAYYDFLTWLQETVTLALMD, from the coding sequence GTGGCCAAGGCGTTTCACCGCGAGGGGCAGCGGGTGGTCGGCAGGATGGATGCCGAGGAGATCCTCGTCGTGGTCCACCTGCTGACCCTCACCCGCGACTTCGTCGCCCCGGAGCGGGAGGGCACCGGTGACCCGTTCCTGGACCTGATCGCCGGGCTGGGCGAGTCCGACCCGGACCCCACCGAGCCCAGCGACCCGGCCCTGCGCCGGCTGCTGCCCCCGGCGCACCGGACCGACACCGACCAGGCCGCCGAGTTCCGCCGGCTCACCGAGCACAACCTCCGCTCCCGCAAGGCCGCGAACCTGGCCACGGCCATCGCCGCCCTCGACGCGGCCGCGCCGCCGAAGGTCGACCTCGACCTGGACCAGGCCCGGGCGCTGTCCGTGGCGCTCACCGATGTCCGGCTGATCCTGGGGGAGCGCCTGGGGCTGCGCACCGACGAGGACTCCGACCGGCTGCACACCGCGCTGGAACGGGCCCTGTCCGGCGAGGAGGACCTGGACCCCGCCGTCGCCCAGCAGATGGCCTACTACGACTTCCTCACCTGGCTGCAGGAGACGGTGACGCTGGCCCTGATGGACTGA
- a CDS encoding isochorismatase family protein: MARALIIVDVQNDFCEGGSLAVTGGVEVASAIARYATGHREGTDRPAPAYDHVVATADWHIDPGDHWSDDPDFVDSWPVHCQVGTPGAGFRPELAPALERVEAVFRKGQYEAAYSGFEGAAEVDGAAVGLADWLRQRSVEAVDVVGIATDHCVRATALDAAREGFETTVLRDLTAGVAAESTEAAIQELRAAGVTVGTSSA; encoded by the coding sequence ATGGCCAGGGCACTGATCATCGTCGACGTCCAGAACGACTTCTGTGAGGGAGGCTCCCTCGCCGTCACCGGTGGGGTGGAGGTCGCGTCGGCGATCGCCCGCTACGCGACGGGGCACCGGGAGGGGACGGACCGGCCGGCCCCGGCATACGACCACGTCGTCGCGACGGCGGACTGGCACATCGACCCGGGCGACCACTGGTCGGACGATCCGGACTTCGTGGACTCCTGGCCGGTGCACTGCCAGGTCGGGACGCCGGGCGCGGGCTTCCGCCCGGAGCTGGCGCCCGCCCTGGAGCGGGTGGAGGCGGTGTTCCGCAAGGGCCAGTACGAGGCGGCCTACAGCGGTTTCGAGGGGGCAGCCGAGGTGGACGGCGCCGCGGTCGGCCTGGCCGACTGGCTCAGGCAACGGTCGGTGGAGGCGGTCGACGTCGTCGGCATCGCCACCGACCACTGCGTGCGCGCCACGGCGCTCGACGCCGCCAGGGAAGGCTTCGAGACCACCGTCCTGCGCGACCTCACCGCCGGGGTCGCGGCCGAGTCCACCGAGGCGGCGATCCAGGAGCTGCGGGCCGCCGGCGTCACCGTCGGCACCTCGTCCGCCTGA
- the clpS gene encoding ATP-dependent Clp protease adapter ClpS — translation MDRPEADVPWVTLVWNDPVNLMSYVTWVFQTHFGYSRAKAETLMMQVHQEGRAAVSHGTREKVEADTEAMHSYGLWATFQKDD, via the coding sequence CTGGACCGCCCGGAGGCCGACGTCCCCTGGGTGACCCTGGTCTGGAACGACCCGGTCAACCTGATGTCCTACGTCACCTGGGTGTTCCAGACCCACTTCGGCTACTCCCGGGCGAAGGCCGAGACGCTGATGATGCAGGTCCACCAGGAGGGCCGAGCGGCGGTGTCCCACGGCACCCGGGAGAAGGTTGAGGCGGACACCGAGGCGATGCACTCCTACGGCCTGTGGGCCACCTTCCAGAAGGACGACTGA
- a CDS encoding nicotinate phosphoribosyltransferase, with product MTELNSPRTSLLTDHYELTMIQAALAAGTAHRRSVFEVFARRLPHGRRYGVVAGTGRFLEELADFTFGGAELDFLRRTGVVDEPTLEFLADYRFSGDIWGYAEGECFFPGSPVLVVESTFAEGVVLETLALSILNHDSAVAGAASRMTAAADTRPCLEMGSRRTHEWSAVSAARAAYIAGFTATSNLEAGRSFGVPTMGTAAHSFTLLHDQERDAFRAQLDSLGLKTTLLVDTYDVTAAVELAVELAGPELGGVRLDSGDLVEQAHEVRRQLDGLGATGTQIVVTSDLDEYAIAALQAAPVDAYGVGTKVVTGSGAPAAGMVYKLVARENCEGVMEGVAKASKDKVSVGGRKFALRRRNATGVAEAEVLGIGTVPEDDGDDRLLLAELVRQGTVVAPTDAETAREHHAMSRAELPTRAHRLSPGDPAIRTLYQDERSRAEVEDD from the coding sequence GTGACCGAACTGAACAGCCCGCGCACCTCCCTGCTCACCGACCACTACGAGCTGACCATGATCCAGGCGGCCCTGGCCGCCGGGACCGCTCACCGACGCAGCGTGTTCGAGGTCTTCGCCCGAAGGCTGCCGCACGGCCGCCGCTACGGCGTGGTCGCCGGCACGGGACGGTTCCTGGAGGAGCTGGCCGATTTCACCTTCGGCGGGGCCGAGCTGGACTTCCTGCGGCGGACCGGGGTGGTGGACGAGCCGACCCTGGAGTTCCTGGCGGACTACCGGTTCTCCGGCGACATCTGGGGGTATGCCGAGGGTGAGTGCTTCTTCCCCGGCTCGCCGGTGTTGGTGGTCGAGTCCACGTTCGCCGAGGGGGTCGTGCTCGAGACGCTGGCCCTGTCGATCCTGAACCACGACTCCGCGGTGGCCGGGGCCGCCTCGCGGATGACCGCGGCGGCGGACACCCGGCCGTGCCTCGAGATGGGGTCGCGGCGCACCCACGAGTGGTCCGCGGTGAGCGCGGCCCGCGCCGCCTACATCGCGGGCTTCACCGCCACCTCCAACCTGGAGGCGGGACGGTCGTTCGGCGTGCCGACGATGGGCACCGCCGCGCACTCCTTCACGCTCCTGCACGACCAGGAGCGGGACGCCTTCCGGGCCCAGCTGGACAGCCTGGGCCTGAAGACCACGCTGTTGGTGGACACCTACGACGTCACGGCCGCCGTCGAGCTCGCGGTCGAGCTGGCCGGTCCCGAGCTCGGCGGGGTCCGGCTCGACTCCGGGGACCTGGTCGAGCAGGCCCACGAGGTGCGCAGGCAGCTGGACGGGCTCGGCGCGACCGGGACCCAGATCGTGGTCACCTCCGACCTGGACGAGTACGCTATCGCCGCGCTGCAGGCGGCTCCGGTGGACGCCTACGGCGTGGGGACCAAGGTGGTCACCGGGTCGGGTGCACCGGCGGCGGGCATGGTCTACAAGCTGGTCGCCCGGGAGAACTGCGAGGGCGTGATGGAGGGCGTGGCCAAGGCCAGCAAGGACAAGGTCTCGGTCGGCGGCCGCAAGTTCGCCCTCCGGCGCCGCAATGCCACGGGCGTCGCGGAGGCGGAGGTGCTCGGGATCGGGACCGTGCCGGAGGACGACGGCGACGACCGGCTGCTCCTGGCGGAGCTGGTCCGCCAGGGCACCGTGGTGGCCCCCACCGACGCCGAGACCGCCCGGGAGCACCACGCGATGTCCCGGGCCGAGCTGCCGACGCGGGCTCACCGGCTGTCCCCCGGGGACCCGGCCATCCGCACCCTCTACCAGGACGAGCGGTCGCGGGCCGAAGTCGAGGACGACTGA